The following proteins are co-located in the Pedobacter sp. FW305-3-2-15-E-R2A2 genome:
- a CDS encoding glycosyltransferase family 4 protein gives MLYLILVPLFFIVMILYFRIADHYNIIDHPNERSSHTEVTIRGGGVIFLFAALTGLVIHADFWMLILGLFIIGTISFIDDRITLSGKIRILFHLLAVTLLFLFLGTFDEFSWWISVALYIIVIGIINAYNFMDGINGITGLYSLVVLGGIQYVNYYVIKFIEPDMIWLPMLAAIVFLFFNFRKRAKCFAGDVGSVTVAFWIIFLLLKLIIISGNYLYILFLGVYGVDTVLTIIHRLGLKQNIFDAHRLHFYQILANEQKWSHLLVSTMYASIQLGIIVAIIFLPLNFVSMFLVIILPLVGAYVIIKPRIMTKK, from the coding sequence ATGTTGTACCTGATATTGGTTCCTCTTTTCTTTATTGTAATGATCTTATATTTTCGGATTGCGGATCATTACAATATCATTGACCATCCAAATGAAAGAAGTTCCCATACTGAAGTAACTATTCGGGGGGGCGGAGTTATTTTTCTGTTTGCTGCGTTAACAGGACTGGTTATACATGCTGATTTCTGGATGCTTATTCTTGGTTTGTTCATCATAGGTACGATAAGTTTTATTGATGACAGGATTACTTTATCTGGAAAAATCAGAATCCTGTTTCACCTGCTAGCTGTTACTTTATTGTTTCTTTTTCTGGGCACTTTTGATGAATTTTCCTGGTGGATATCTGTAGCACTTTATATTATAGTTATCGGAATCATTAATGCATATAATTTTATGGATGGCATTAATGGAATTACAGGTCTTTATAGCCTTGTAGTCCTGGGGGGCATTCAATATGTTAATTATTACGTTATCAAATTTATTGAGCCCGATATGATCTGGTTGCCTATGCTGGCTGCTATCGTTTTTCTCTTTTTCAATTTTAGAAAAAGAGCGAAATGCTTTGCTGGAGATGTTGGAAGCGTTACAGTCGCTTTTTGGATTATTTTTCTGCTACTAAAATTAATCATCATTTCAGGAAATTATTTGTATATCTTATTCCTGGGCGTTTATGGGGTTGACACGGTGCTAACGATTATTCATCGGTTAGGGTTAAAACAAAATATTTTTGATGCGCATCGCCTACATTTCTACCAAATTCTGGCTAACGAACAAAAATGGTCACACTTGCTGGTGTCCACCATGTACGCTTCAATACAATTAGGCATTATTGTTGCTATTATATTTTTACCTCTCAATTTTGTATCGATGTTTTTGGTGATCATATTGCCCCTGGTTGGAGCGTATGTAATAATTAAACCTCGTATAATGACTAAGAAATAA
- a CDS encoding nucleoside-diphosphate sugar epimerase/dehydratase encodes MFARLEIVSRWIIFTIDVCLCIVALVLAKVLKNNFIIANIDPLTLYKSIVISVVINALVFYNVKTFAGIVRYTSAQDSFRILFSVVLSCLVLFFTNALFIISGAGAFVSNVSIIIYSLISFLFLITYRIVVKYFFMYLKNSKLDKLRVIIYGAGEAGVATKRTFDHDAKVNKTIIAFVDDDLRKVGKTIDGVKILDAAQLETLIIQHEVEEIIFASYTIPSDRKNQVVDVCLENDVKILNIPSPEVWARGQVTTAQIQNLNIEDLLNRKTIQIDINGIQEQLKDKRILITGAAGSIGSEIVRQLLKFETGLIILCDQSETALHNIYLELEETHVNTNFHAFIGDVKDEKRMEFLFETYKPHYVYHAAAYKHVPLMEDNPAEAIKTNVLGTKTIADKSVKHGVQKFVMISTDKAVNPTNVMGASKRIAEIYVQSLNNSLHNNEHIFSNGLSYINDLRVKPITKFITTRFGNVLGSNGSVIPRFKQQIEKGGPVTVTHPEITRYFMTIPEACRLVLEAGCMGKGGEIFIFDMGKSVKIVELAKKMIRLAGLVPNQDIKIAYSGLRPGEKLFEELLNDNENTMPTHHEKIMIGKVREYNFGDVQDQLVELFKYALSDNVTKVVQKMKAIVPEFKSKNSIFEELDVYAQEVPDEHK; translated from the coding sequence ATGTTTGCTAGATTAGAAATAGTTTCCCGGTGGATTATATTCACGATCGATGTGTGTCTCTGTATAGTTGCATTGGTCTTGGCTAAAGTCTTAAAGAATAATTTTATTATAGCTAATATAGATCCCCTAACACTATATAAGTCTATAGTAATTTCCGTTGTGATAAATGCTTTGGTGTTTTACAATGTGAAAACTTTTGCCGGTATTGTCCGTTACACCAGTGCTCAGGATTCTTTCCGTATTTTATTCTCAGTTGTTCTAAGCTGCTTGGTTTTATTTTTCACCAATGCATTGTTTATTATCTCAGGAGCAGGCGCTTTTGTCAGCAATGTTTCCATTATTATTTATTCTCTTATTAGTTTTTTATTCCTGATTACTTATAGAATAGTGGTCAAGTACTTTTTTATGTACTTAAAGAATTCCAAATTAGACAAATTGAGGGTGATCATCTATGGTGCGGGAGAAGCCGGGGTCGCAACAAAACGGACTTTTGACCACGATGCTAAGGTGAACAAGACCATTATTGCATTTGTTGATGATGACTTACGAAAGGTTGGTAAGACGATTGATGGAGTTAAGATATTAGATGCCGCGCAGTTAGAAACCTTGATTATACAGCACGAGGTGGAAGAAATTATCTTTGCTTCCTATACTATCCCTTCAGACCGCAAGAATCAGGTGGTTGATGTGTGTCTGGAAAACGATGTGAAAATTCTGAACATCCCATCGCCAGAGGTATGGGCACGTGGCCAAGTAACCACTGCACAAATTCAGAATCTTAATATTGAGGATCTTTTAAACAGAAAAACTATCCAGATTGACATTAATGGGATTCAGGAACAACTGAAAGACAAAAGAATCTTAATCACCGGAGCTGCCGGTTCAATCGGAAGTGAAATTGTAAGGCAACTTTTAAAATTTGAGACAGGCCTGATTATATTATGTGATCAAAGTGAAACTGCGTTGCATAACATCTATCTGGAATTAGAAGAAACTCATGTAAACACTAATTTTCATGCTTTCATAGGTGATGTAAAAGACGAAAAAAGGATGGAGTTTTTATTTGAAACCTATAAGCCTCACTACGTATATCATGCTGCTGCATATAAGCATGTGCCTTTAATGGAAGATAATCCTGCAGAAGCGATCAAAACAAATGTACTTGGAACCAAAACTATTGCCGATAAATCGGTGAAACATGGTGTCCAGAAATTTGTGATGATTTCTACAGATAAGGCTGTAAATCCCACCAATGTGATGGGTGCCTCTAAAAGAATTGCCGAAATTTATGTACAGTCACTAAATAATTCACTACACAATAATGAACACATCTTTAGTAATGGACTAAGCTATATAAATGACCTTCGGGTAAAGCCAATTACTAAATTTATTACTACAAGATTTGGGAATGTATTGGGATCCAATGGTTCGGTGATTCCAAGGTTTAAACAGCAGATCGAAAAGGGTGGCCCGGTTACGGTAACTCATCCTGAAATTACCCGTTACTTTATGACCATACCGGAGGCTTGTCGTCTAGTTCTCGAAGCAGGTTGTATGGGAAAAGGTGGTGAAATTTTTATATTTGATATGGGGAAATCAGTAAAAATCGTTGAATTGGCAAAGAAGATGATCCGACTTGCTGGATTAGTCCCAAATCAAGATATTAAAATTGCTTATTCAGGTTTACGTCCTGGTGAAAAGCTATTCGAAGAACTTTTAAATGATAACGAAAACACCATGCCGACGCATCATGAAAAAATTATGATTGGAAAGGTGAGGGAATATAATTTTGGTGACGTACAGGATCAATTGGTAGAGCTTTTTAAATATGCATTATCTGATAATGTAACCAAAGTGGTTCAGAAGATGAAAGCCATTGTACCTGAATTTAAAAGTAAAAATTCTATATTCGAAGAATTAGATGTGTACGCTCAGGAAGTACCTGACGAGCATAAATAG